Proteins from a single region of Caloramator sp. E03:
- a CDS encoding LL-diaminopimelate aminotransferase has protein sequence MKKCYRIEKIPHYIFSKFDNIKKDLKQKGIEIIDLGIGDPDIPTPKFIVDSMVEFLKIKDNFRYPPYRGIEEFKVAVSNYYKKKYNVELDYNTEVVALIGSKEGIAHLFLALTDPKDYVLLPDPSYPVYQAAALIAGCEIYRMPLYEENNFIPDINEIDKQVARKAKLLVVNYPNNPTGALANEEFYNELIEFGLNNDIAIVNDGAYLDIYKNKKPISILQIPRAKEIAIEFGSLSKSFNMTGWRLGYAVGCSEILNKLMVIKTNFDSGQFNAIQQVGALALNTGDNFTKYINDIYKERRIIVVEKLRKKGIHVYDSEGTFYVWFKVPKEYSSVEYSEKILKEAGVLITPGSAFGIYGEGYCRISLTIDLSKLKEAMDRIVTIKP, from the coding sequence TTGAAAAAATGCTATAGGATTGAAAAAATACCACACTATATTTTTTCAAAATTTGATAATATAAAAAAAGATTTAAAACAAAAAGGAATTGAGATTATAGATTTAGGTATTGGAGATCCTGATATACCAACTCCTAAGTTTATTGTAGATTCAATGGTTGAATTTCTAAAAATCAAAGATAATTTTAGGTATCCTCCTTATAGAGGGATAGAAGAGTTTAAAGTTGCTGTTTCTAATTATTATAAGAAAAAATACAATGTAGAACTTGACTATAATACAGAGGTTGTTGCACTTATTGGTTCAAAGGAAGGCATTGCACATTTGTTTCTTGCTTTAACAGATCCAAAGGATTATGTTTTATTGCCTGATCCATCTTATCCAGTGTATCAAGCTGCTGCTTTAATTGCAGGTTGTGAAATTTATAGAATGCCTCTCTATGAAGAGAATAATTTTATACCAGATATAAATGAAATAGATAAGCAAGTGGCAAGAAAGGCTAAATTACTAGTTGTTAATTATCCCAACAATCCAACAGGAGCGTTAGCAAATGAAGAATTTTATAATGAGCTTATTGAATTTGGACTTAATAACGATATTGCAATAGTAAATGATGGTGCTTATCTTGATATTTATAAAAACAAAAAGCCGATTAGTATACTTCAAATTCCAAGAGCTAAAGAAATAGCTATAGAGTTTGGATCTTTATCTAAAAGCTTTAATATGACAGGTTGGAGATTAGGTTATGCTGTTGGATGTAGTGAAATATTAAATAAATTGATGGTAATTAAAACAAACTTTGATTCAGGACAATTTAACGCAATTCAACAGGTTGGAGCTTTAGCTTTAAATACAGGAGATAATTTTACTAAATATATTAATGATATATATAAAGAAAGAAGAATTATTGTTGTAGAAAAGCTAAGGAAAAAAGGTATTCATGTTTATGATTCTGAAGGAACTTTTTATGTATGGTTTAAAGTACCAAAAGAATATAGTTCTGTTGAATATAGTGAGAAAATATTAAAAGAAGCAGGTGTTTTAATAACTCCAGGTAGCGCTTTTGGAATATATGGTGAAGGGTATTGCAGAATTTCTTTGACTATTGATTTAAGTAAGTTAAAAGAAGCAATGGATAGAATAGTTACTATAAAGCCCTAA
- a CDS encoding YicC/YloC family endoribonuclease — MIKSMTGYGRGSFESDGRSFTVEIKSVNNRYLDINIRLPKQMNALEDNIRKFVSSRISRGKIDIFITQDKFKDDDIKINVDEQVARAYYNSFIFLKEKFNLIDDISVSLFSRFPDIITVEKKDEDLSEVWNTLRVALDAALSMLIDMRAKEGVKLSKDIIERINYIKSLVKKIEDRSIDVVEEYRMKIKQRIEEYLKDIDIDESRLLNEVAFFSDKVNITEETVRLYSHLDQFASSLNSLEPIGRKLDFLIQEMNRETNTIGSKTNDLYITNIVVDIKSELEKIREQIQNIE, encoded by the coding sequence ATGATAAAGAGTATGACGGGATATGGAAGGGGAAGCTTTGAAAGTGATGGGAGAAGTTTTACAGTTGAAATAAAATCGGTAAATAACAGGTACCTCGATATAAATATAAGGCTCCCAAAGCAGATGAATGCATTAGAAGATAATATTAGAAAATTTGTATCTTCAAGGATATCAAGAGGGAAAATAGATATATTTATAACCCAAGATAAATTTAAAGATGACGATATAAAAATAAACGTAGATGAGCAAGTTGCAAGGGCATATTATAATTCCTTCATATTCTTAAAGGAGAAATTTAATCTAATTGATGATATATCAGTTTCACTTTTTTCAAGGTTTCCTGATATAATTACAGTTGAAAAAAAAGATGAAGATCTTTCAGAAGTTTGGAATACACTAAGAGTTGCTCTTGATGCTGCTTTAAGTATGCTTATTGACATGAGGGCAAAGGAAGGCGTAAAATTAAGCAAAGATATAATTGAACGAATCAACTATATAAAAAGTTTGGTAAAAAAAATAGAGGATCGCTCTATAGATGTTGTTGAAGAATATAGGATGAAAATCAAGCAGAGAATAGAAGAATATCTAAAAGATATAGATATAGATGAATCAAGACTTCTAAATGAAGTTGCGTTTTTTTCTGATAAAGTTAATATTACAGAAGAGACAGTAAGGCTATATAGCCATCTTGATCAATTTGCAAGTTCTCTCAATAGTTTAGAGCCTATTGGCAGAAAACTTGACTTTTTGATACAGGAAATGAATAGAGAAACAAACACAATAGGATCAAAAACGAATGATTTGTATATAACCAATATCGTTGTTGATATAAAAAGTGAACTTGAAAAGATTCGTGAACAAATTCAAAATATTGAATAA
- the remA gene encoding extracellular matrix/biofilm regulator RemA — MAIKLINIGFGNIVSANRLIAIVSPESAPIKRIIQEARDRGMLIDATYGRRTRAVIITDSDHIILSAVQPETVAHRLSEKSEEEDLSEEENE; from the coding sequence ATGGCAATAAAACTTATAAATATTGGTTTTGGTAATATAGTATCTGCAAATAGACTTATTGCAATTGTAAGCCCTGAATCTGCACCTATAAAAAGGATAATACAAGAAGCAAGGGATAGAGGTATGCTAATAGATGCAACTTATGGAAGAAGAACAAGAGCTGTTATTATAACAGATAGTGATCACATAATCTTATCTGCGGTACAGCCCGAAACTGTAGCTCATAGATTATCTGAAAAGAGTGAAGAAGAAGATTTAAGCGAAGAGGAAAATGAATAG
- the gmk gene encoding guanylate kinase encodes MGNKGLLIVISGPSGAGKGTLCKTLLSRNDKLKLSVSCTTRQPRNGEVHGVNYFFVTHENFKEMIDKDELLEYAQVYDNFYGTPKSFVDKNLNEGYDVILEIDIQGALKIKEKYPEAVFIFILPPSMEELKNRIKKRGSETEESLLKRFRCAFQEINYISRYNYVVTNDVLDEAVKKLECIIIAEKCRVDRIKQSDIFTQLQEGLKNE; translated from the coding sequence ATGGGGAATAAAGGGCTGTTAATTGTAATATCTGGTCCCTCTGGTGCTGGCAAAGGAACATTATGTAAAACTTTGTTAAGCAGAAATGACAAGCTCAAACTTTCTGTTTCTTGTACTACCCGTCAGCCAAGAAATGGAGAAGTCCATGGAGTAAACTACTTTTTTGTAACTCATGAAAACTTTAAAGAAATGATAGACAAAGATGAGCTTCTTGAATATGCTCAAGTCTATGATAACTTCTATGGGACTCCTAAATCCTTTGTTGATAAAAATTTAAATGAAGGATATGATGTAATATTAGAAATAGATATACAAGGAGCCTTAAAGATAAAGGAAAAATATCCTGAGGCTGTTTTTATTTTTATTCTTCCTCCATCAATGGAAGAGTTAAAAAATAGGATTAAAAAAAGGGGCTCAGAAACTGAAGAATCCCTTTTAAAAAGGTTTAGATGTGCCTTTCAAGAGATAAACTATATATCAAGATATAACTATGTTGTTACAAATGATGTTTTAGATGAGGCTGTAAAAAAGCTAGAATGTATTATTATTGCAGAAAAATGTCGAGTTGATAGAATAAAACAATCTGATATTTTTACACAATTACAGGAGGGATTAAAAAATGAGTAA
- the rpoZ gene encoding DNA-directed RNA polymerase subunit omega, translated as MSNSMINPPIMSLLNRVSDRYSLVVVTAKRARQIIDGKKPLVNIDSTKPVTIAINEINEGKIHYENIKSGIK; from the coding sequence ATGAGTAATTCTATGATAAATCCACCAATTATGTCATTATTAAATAGGGTGAGTGACAGATATTCCCTTGTTGTTGTTACTGCTAAAAGAGCAAGGCAGATTATCGATGGTAAAAAGCCTCTTGTAAATATAGACTCAACAAAACCAGTAACTATAGCAATTAATGAAATAAATGAAGGTAAGATTCATTATGAAAATATAAAATCAGGTATAAAATAG
- the coaBC gene encoding bifunctional phosphopantothenoylcysteine decarboxylase/phosphopantothenate--cysteine ligase CoaBC: MRCLKLSTVVLGVTGGIAAYKALDIVSKLKKKNIDVHVIMTKAASKFVTPLSFQALSQNYVTIDMFAEPKRFEIRHISLAERADAFLIAPASANIIGKIANGIADDMLSTTVMATKSPVLIAPAMNTNMYENPIVQKNIAFLKSLGYYFIEPESGRLACGAIGKGKLADTESIVDLTDMLLCKKKDLKGKKVLITAGPTREDIDPVRYITNRSTGKMGYAIAKAARDRGADVILISGPVNIKAPYGVKHVNVYSAEEMYNAVLEYFDSTDILIKSAAVADYKPLNKSNIKIKKSDADLYIELTRNKDILYEIGKIKKHQIVVGFAAETNDLIENAKAKIMKKNLDYIVANDVTLKQSGFGSDNNTVKIIDKHGNITEYPNMPKEEVAHEIFNLILKNER; the protein is encoded by the coding sequence ATGAGGTGTTTAAAATTGAGTACAGTTGTACTTGGAGTAACAGGCGGGATAGCAGCATATAAAGCTTTAGATATAGTAAGCAAGCTTAAGAAAAAAAACATAGATGTTCATGTAATAATGACTAAAGCAGCTTCCAAATTTGTAACTCCTCTTAGCTTTCAAGCTTTAAGCCAAAATTATGTAACTATTGATATGTTTGCAGAGCCTAAGAGATTTGAAATAAGACATATTTCACTTGCTGAAAGGGCCGATGCTTTTCTAATTGCACCTGCTTCTGCAAATATCATCGGCAAAATTGCAAATGGAATTGCTGATGATATGTTATCGACTACTGTAATGGCTACAAAATCACCAGTATTAATTGCACCTGCCATGAATACGAATATGTATGAAAATCCAATAGTTCAAAAAAATATAGCCTTTTTAAAATCATTAGGCTATTATTTTATTGAACCTGAAAGTGGAAGATTAGCATGTGGTGCCATTGGTAAAGGAAAGCTTGCAGATACAGAAAGTATCGTTGACTTAACCGATATGTTGCTATGTAAGAAAAAGGATTTAAAAGGTAAAAAAGTGCTAATAACAGCAGGACCAACAAGAGAAGATATAGATCCCGTTAGATATATCACAAACCGTTCTACAGGTAAAATGGGCTATGCAATTGCAAAAGCAGCAAGAGATAGAGGTGCTGATGTTATATTAATCTCTGGTCCGGTTAATATTAAAGCTCCTTATGGAGTAAAACATGTTAATGTATATAGTGCTGAAGAAATGTACAATGCAGTTCTTGAGTATTTTGATAGTACAGATATACTAATAAAATCAGCTGCAGTTGCAGATTATAAACCTTTAAATAAAAGCAATATAAAGATAAAGAAATCCGATGCAGATCTTTATATAGAGCTTACTCGCAATAAAGATATTTTATATGAGATAGGAAAAATAAAAAAACATCAAATAGTTGTAGGATTTGCAGCTGAAACCAATGACCTTATTGAAAATGCAAAAGCAAAGATAATGAAGAAAAATCTTGATTATATAGTAGCAAATGATGTAACATTGAAGCAGTCTGGATTTGGTAGTGATAACAATACAGTTAAAATAATTGATAAACATGGTAATATTACGGAATATCCAAATATGCCAAAGGAAGAAGTTGCCCATGAAATATTCAATTTAATATTAAAAAATGAGCGCTAA
- the priA gene encoding primosomal protein N': MAKIASVIVDNSAKALDKEFTYKIPEKLSNMINKGFRVVVPFGNANKYVEGIVVDIREEIENDIKLKEIADILDESPIFNENMIKIAMFLKQRYRCRFIDALKTLMPPGISAQEKLIINFLSDKNYNYSNKIIETLRNYKSIEYKELCNILKYKVPRSLLYDMESNGIISIERVMKGRINTKKVDIYLPTDIKKCEEFIETCSQKLKKQGEVLKVIMLNDKPLTLKEISIVCGCSSSVVKSLEKKGLIQKIEKETYRNPVKNDYFYERVELTEEQKKAIENIMENYKKGQNISLLHGVTGCGKTEIYLNIVEKFIKMAYDAVVLVPEISLTPQTVERFKGRFGDVVAVLHSRLSDGERYDEWRRIRKGEVKVVVGARSAIFAPLKNIKLIIIDEEHEYSYKSEMTPKYHAREVAEYIVNQNNGLLILGSATPSMESYYNAVNGKYNLVQILNRVDNKKLPIISVIDMKEEIKNGNKSMFSKELYNSIYENLNKDEQTILFLNRRGYSTFISCRECGLILKCKNCDVPLTYHISSGKLNCHYCGFEYEVPKLCPKCKSKYIKYFGAGTEKVENELKKYFPNARILRMDVDTTKNKGDHERIYNEFKNNKADILIGTQMITKGMDFKNVTLVGVIAADTNLNIPDFRAAERTFQLICQVSGRAGRGEKTGRVIVQTYDPQHYSISYASTHDYVGFYNKEIIIRKMLNYPPFSDMLYVLLTSENEQELIEFAQKIKGELKTIAEGKRVEVIGPAPCHLYKIKKSYRWHIIIKGNVFDIYDELDNRLNFYTINTKIYYTLDINSYNMI, translated from the coding sequence ATGGCTAAAATCGCATCAGTTATAGTTGATAATTCGGCTAAAGCTTTAGACAAAGAATTTACATATAAAATACCTGAAAAACTTTCTAATATGATAAATAAGGGCTTTAGAGTTGTAGTTCCTTTTGGAAATGCGAATAAATATGTTGAAGGAATTGTAGTTGATATAAGGGAAGAAATAGAAAATGATATAAAATTAAAAGAGATAGCTGATATACTTGATGAATCGCCAATATTTAATGAAAACATGATTAAAATTGCTATGTTTTTAAAACAAAGATATAGATGTAGATTTATAGATGCTTTAAAAACTTTGATGCCACCAGGCATAAGTGCACAAGAAAAGCTTATAATAAATTTTTTATCTGATAAAAACTATAATTATAGCAATAAAATAATTGAAACTTTAAGGAATTATAAGTCAATAGAGTATAAAGAATTATGTAACATTCTCAAATATAAAGTACCTCGTTCTTTGCTTTATGATATGGAAAGTAATGGGATAATATCTATTGAAAGAGTTATGAAGGGAAGAATAAATACAAAAAAAGTAGATATTTATTTACCAACAGATATAAAGAAATGTGAGGAATTTATAGAAACCTGTTCACAAAAACTAAAAAAACAGGGTGAAGTTTTAAAAGTAATAATGCTTAATGATAAACCTTTAACATTAAAAGAAATTTCTATAGTATGCGGTTGTAGCAGTTCTGTTGTTAAGAGCCTCGAAAAAAAAGGGTTAATTCAAAAAATAGAAAAAGAAACATATAGAAATCCTGTTAAAAATGATTATTTTTATGAAAGAGTTGAACTAACAGAGGAACAAAAAAAGGCCATTGAAAATATAATGGAAAATTACAAAAAAGGTCAAAATATATCTCTTTTGCATGGAGTTACCGGCTGTGGTAAGACTGAGATATACCTTAACATTGTTGAGAAATTTATAAAAATGGCCTATGACGCAGTTGTTCTTGTACCTGAGATATCATTAACACCTCAAACGGTTGAAAGATTTAAGGGAAGATTTGGTGATGTAGTTGCAGTACTTCATAGTAGATTATCTGATGGAGAAAGATATGATGAATGGAGAAGAATAAGAAAAGGAGAAGTTAAAGTAGTAGTTGGGGCAAGATCTGCAATATTTGCTCCTTTGAAAAATATAAAGCTTATTATAATTGACGAAGAACATGAATATTCATATAAATCAGAGATGACACCTAAATATCATGCAAGGGAAGTTGCTGAATACATAGTTAACCAGAATAATGGGCTTTTAATATTAGGTTCTGCAACGCCTTCTATGGAAAGCTATTATAATGCAGTAAATGGTAAATACAATCTTGTTCAGATTTTAAATAGAGTAGACAATAAAAAGTTACCTATAATATCGGTTATCGATATGAAAGAAGAAATTAAAAATGGAAATAAATCCATGTTTAGTAAAGAACTATATAATTCAATTTATGAAAATTTAAATAAAGATGAGCAAACTATATTGTTTTTAAATAGAAGAGGATATTCAACATTTATATCCTGCAGAGAATGTGGCTTAATATTAAAATGTAAGAACTGTGATGTTCCTTTAACATATCATATAAGCAGTGGGAAGCTAAACTGTCATTATTGTGGGTTTGAGTATGAGGTTCCTAAACTTTGTCCAAAATGTAAGAGTAAATATATTAAATATTTTGGTGCAGGAACAGAAAAGGTAGAAAATGAATTAAAAAAATACTTTCCAAATGCAAGGATTTTGAGAATGGATGTTGATACAACAAAAAACAAAGGCGACCACGAAAGGATATACAATGAATTTAAAAATAACAAAGCAGATATATTAATCGGAACCCAGATGATAACAAAAGGAATGGATTTTAAAAATGTTACTTTAGTAGGAGTTATTGCTGCGGATACAAATCTTAACATACCAGATTTTAGAGCAGCAGAAAGAACTTTTCAACTGATTTGCCAGGTTTCAGGTAGAGCTGGAAGAGGAGAGAAAACTGGCAGAGTTATTGTACAAACTTATGACCCACAGCATTATAGTATTTCCTATGCAAGTACACATGATTATGTAGGATTTTATAATAAAGAAATTATAATAAGAAAAATGTTAAATTATCCTCCTTTTTCTGATATGCTTTATGTTCTTTTAACTTCAGAAAATGAGCAGGAACTTATAGAATTTGCACAAAAAATAAAAGGAGAATTGAAAACTATTGCAGAAGGTAAAAGAGTAGAAGTTATAGGGCCTGCTCCATGCCATTTATATAAAATAAAAAAATCCTATAGATGGCATATAATTATAAAGGGAAATGTTTTTGATATATATGATGAATTAGATAACAGATTAAATTTTTATACAATAAATACTAAAATTTATTATACTTTAGATATTAATTCATATAATATGATTTAG
- the def gene encoding peptide deformylase — MALREIRKINDEVLRKKSRRVDKIDDRIRILLDDMLETMYHANGVGLAAPQVGILKRVVVVDIGQGPVKLINPEIIYSEGLQIDVEGCLSVPDVRDNVERPKKVIVKALNENGEEIKVEGEDFFARALCHEIDHLDGILFIDKVKKDGGMI, encoded by the coding sequence ATGGCTTTGAGGGAAATTAGAAAAATAAACGATGAGGTTTTAAGAAAAAAAAGCAGAAGAGTAGATAAAATAGATGATAGAATAAGAATCTTATTAGATGATATGCTTGAAACTATGTATCATGCTAACGGAGTAGGTCTTGCTGCACCACAAGTTGGAATTTTAAAAAGAGTTGTTGTGGTTGATATAGGGCAGGGACCTGTAAAACTTATAAACCCAGAGATAATATATTCTGAAGGATTACAAATAGATGTAGAAGGATGCCTTAGCGTACCAGATGTTAGGGATAACGTTGAAAGGCCTAAAAAAGTTATAGTAAAAGCTTTAAATGAAAATGGGGAAGAAATAAAAGTTGAAGGAGAAGATTTTTTTGCAAGGGCATTATGTCATGAAATTGATCACCTTGATGGTATTTTATTTATAGATAAAGTTAAAAAGGATGGGGGGATGATTTAA
- the fmt gene encoding methionyl-tRNA formyltransferase codes for MKIIFMGTPDFAVPTLEMLNEKHEVLAVFTQPDRPKGRGQKLQMSPVKETALKYDIPVYQPAKLKGDKESLQIIKDISPDAIVVVAFGQILPKDILDIPKYGCINVHASLLPELRGAAPINWAIIRGYKYTGITTMKMDVGLDTGDMLLKETVEIGENETAGELHDRLMGIGAELLIKTLEMLENNMIVPEKQDDSKSSYAPMLNKELGHIDWNNDSYNVYNLIRGVIPWPGAYFFYDDKMIKIWEAIKIEDICDIPGKILDVNQEGIKIACKKGAIIIKELQEIGGKRMDVLSYINGHEIEKGKIVK; via the coding sequence ATGAAAATAATATTCATGGGAACCCCTGATTTTGCAGTACCTACGCTTGAAATGCTAAATGAAAAACATGAAGTTCTTGCAGTTTTTACTCAACCAGATAGGCCTAAAGGTAGAGGACAAAAATTGCAAATGTCACCTGTTAAAGAAACAGCACTTAAATATGATATACCAGTATATCAGCCTGCAAAATTAAAGGGAGATAAAGAAAGTTTACAAATAATTAAAGACATTTCTCCTGATGCTATAGTTGTTGTTGCATTTGGACAAATACTTCCAAAGGACATATTGGATATACCCAAATATGGATGTATAAATGTTCATGCTTCTCTTCTTCCAGAACTTAGAGGTGCAGCACCTATTAATTGGGCAATTATTCGAGGATATAAATATACAGGAATTACTACTATGAAAATGGATGTAGGGCTTGATACAGGAGATATGCTTCTTAAAGAGACAGTTGAAATTGGAGAGAATGAAACAGCTGGAGAGCTTCATGATAGGCTTATGGGAATTGGAGCAGAATTATTAATAAAAACTTTAGAAATGCTGGAAAATAATATGATTGTACCAGAAAAGCAGGATGATTCAAAATCCAGTTATGCGCCAATGCTAAATAAGGAGCTTGGTCATATTGATTGGAATAATGATTCATATAATGTCTACAATCTTATAAGGGGAGTAATACCTTGGCCTGGAGCATATTTTTTCTATGATGATAAAATGATAAAAATATGGGAAGCAATTAAAATTGAAGATATATGTGATATACCAGGGAAAATATTAGATGTAAACCAGGAAGGTATAAAGATAGCTTGCAAAAAAGGTGCAATTATTATAAAAGAGCTCCAGGAAATAGGAGGTAAGCGTATGGATGTATTATCATATATTAATGGGCATGAAATTGAAAAAGGTAAAATAGTTAAATGA
- a CDS encoding zinc metallopeptidase has product MFYGFDPTFIILIPALLLTFYAQGKIQSVFSKYLRVHSLKGISGAEAARRVLNSNGLYDISIEVIPGRLTDHYDPSSRVLRLSRDVYYGDSIASIGVAAHEAGHAIQHHEGYVPIAIRNALVPVANLGSNLSWILVILGLVIRWMNLVYLGIWLFAAVVLFQVITLPVEFNASSRALKQLKYVGILYEGEVEGAKKVLDAAALTYVAAVFVAISQLIRLLLIARDRD; this is encoded by the coding sequence ATGTTTTATGGTTTTGATCCTACTTTTATAATACTTATTCCTGCACTTTTATTAACTTTTTATGCTCAAGGGAAAATCCAAAGTGTTTTTAGTAAATATCTTAGAGTTCATTCACTAAAAGGGATATCAGGTGCTGAAGCTGCAAGAAGAGTTTTAAATAGTAATGGGCTTTATGATATTTCTATTGAAGTTATACCAGGAAGACTAACAGACCATTACGATCCTTCATCAAGGGTACTTAGGCTTTCAAGGGATGTATATTATGGAGATTCAATTGCATCTATTGGAGTAGCTGCTCATGAAGCAGGTCATGCTATACAACATCATGAAGGATATGTTCCTATTGCAATTAGAAATGCATTGGTTCCTGTTGCAAATTTAGGTTCTAATCTTTCATGGATATTAGTCATTCTTGGGCTTGTTATAAGGTGGATGAACCTTGTATATTTAGGAATATGGCTATTTGCAGCTGTTGTTTTGTTTCAAGTTATTACACTCCCAGTAGAATTTAATGCAAGCTCAAGGGCGCTAAAACAGCTAAAATACGTTGGCATTTTATATGAAGGAGAAGTAGAAGGTGCAAAGAAAGTATTAGATGCAGCTGCTTTGACTTATGTTGCAGCAGTATTTGTTGCAATATCACAGCTTATAAGGCTTCTTTTAATTGCAAGGGACAGAGATTAG
- the rsmB gene encoding 16S rRNA (cytosine(967)-C(5))-methyltransferase RsmB, with the protein MEDKARLIAVKTLCDIDEKKSYSNIKLNYYFKKYDLSTIDRTFSTEILYGTIRWKLKIDYLISKFAKKGINNIPNWVLNSIRIAVYQIFFMDRVPEFAAVDQSVEIVKYKVPKAASFTNAILRNILRNKDEFNNIDVKDKFKKLSIQYSHPEWFVKRVIKETGEDFAIELMNKNNTPSDLTIRVNSLKISKKELTNALRSKKVEVYEGRLDESLILKGYSNIEKSEEFSKGYFIIQDEASMLATKILDPKPFETIIDLCSAPGGKSTHIAQLMENKGEILAFDIYDHKLKLVNENAKRLGIDIIKTQLRDSTLYYKDLEQKGDRVLIDAPCSGLGLIRKKPEIRWNTNEDDIKQLIKIQKNILNNAARYVKVNGVLLYSTCTITREENEEVIDDFLKNNNNYELKDICSYLPLEFKNDSCKNGFVKLYPNLNNCDGFFIAKLIRKW; encoded by the coding sequence ATGGAGGATAAAGCAAGATTAATCGCAGTAAAAACTTTATGCGATATAGATGAGAAAAAATCATATTCCAATATAAAATTGAATTATTATTTTAAGAAATATGATTTAAGCACAATAGATAGAACTTTTTCTACTGAAATACTGTATGGCACAATAAGATGGAAACTTAAAATTGACTATTTAATAAGCAAATTTGCTAAGAAAGGAATTAACAATATACCCAATTGGGTTTTAAATTCAATAAGGATAGCAGTTTATCAAATATTTTTTATGGATAGAGTACCTGAATTTGCAGCGGTAGATCAATCAGTTGAGATTGTTAAATATAAAGTACCTAAAGCTGCATCCTTTACAAATGCAATTTTAAGAAACATTTTAAGAAATAAAGATGAATTTAATAACATCGATGTTAAGGATAAATTTAAAAAGCTTTCTATACAATATTCTCATCCCGAATGGTTTGTTAAAAGAGTAATAAAAGAAACTGGTGAAGATTTTGCAATCGAACTTATGAATAAAAATAATACGCCTTCTGATCTTACAATAAGAGTAAACAGCTTGAAAATTTCAAAAAAAGAACTTACAAACGCATTAAGATCTAAAAAAGTTGAAGTATATGAGGGTAGGCTTGATGAATCTCTTATCCTTAAAGGATATAGCAATATAGAAAAATCAGAGGAATTTAGTAAAGGTTATTTTATAATACAGGATGAAGCTTCAATGCTTGCAACTAAAATACTTGATCCAAAGCCCTTTGAAACAATCATAGATTTATGTAGTGCCCCAGGAGGTAAATCAACCCATATAGCACAGCTTATGGAAAATAAAGGTGAGATACTTGCTTTTGATATTTACGATCATAAATTAAAACTTGTAAATGAGAATGCTAAAAGATTAGGCATTGATATTATTAAGACACAGCTGAGGGATAGTACTTTGTATTATAAAGATTTAGAGCAAAAAGGGGATAGGGTATTAATCGATGCACCCTGTAGCGGACTTGGGCTCATAAGAAAAAAGCCTGAGATAAGGTGGAATACAAATGAAGATGATATAAAACAGTTAATTAAAATTCAAAAAAACATACTTAATAATGCAGCAAGGTATGTTAAGGTTAATGGTGTACTATTATATAGTACGTGTACAATAACAAGGGAAGAAAATGAAGAAGTTATAGATGATTTTTTAAAAAATAATAATAACTATGAATTAAAAGACATATGTAGCTATTTACCATTGGAATTTAAGAATGATAGTTGCAAAAATGGTTTTGTTAAACTTTATCCTAATTTAAATAATTGTGATGGATTTTTTATTGCAAAACTCATAAGAAAATGGTGA